The following coding sequences are from one Saprospiraceae bacterium window:
- a CDS encoding peptidylprolyl isomerase has product MNFSQWLIAALFCSVSLLNAQTKDPVLFTVAGNDVKLSEFEYIYNKNNGKEADYSRKSLDDYLKLYTKFKLKVQAARDMKLDTIPSLIKELEGYRQQLTTNYLNDKEVTDRLAHEVYDRQKKDLLLSHILFNLSPNATGADTLQSYNMAMDAYKSIRSGSSFAEVARAKSNDINSAKNGGRIGWFTSMLPEGFYTLENIAYSLKPGDVSLPFRTKLGYHILKVDDSRPARRKIEAAHILIKKHKKGLPDGKAMLKADSIYTLIQGGASFEELARQLSDDKNSAPLGGNIGFFGINQYEPAFEDAAFSLAKDGDVSRPIETSIGYHIIKRIKREEELPFERAKRKVQSEIQRDSRFAAAQGTLIEKIKTEAPYVENKAALDRFAGQMDTLFFSYKWKAPENLVKEEMAKIGNISITSDQFADYVRSNTRNRLQGGDNKNVKETVRSMFNDFVAQKCLQFEETRLEDKYPDFKSLMREYREGILLFEATKLNVWDKASEDTTGLKLFFDKNKGKYKWEERAVVQAISIDTSDRNLAEKIYKYINKKGIDKAISKYDKKKSFISYSRTIAEPKNQEALAGLTFSKSSTTALVQDNPKSYSFRRVSELMAPGPKSLDEARGYIIADYQDYLEGLWIDELKMKYPVRINNDVFESMVKK; this is encoded by the coding sequence ATGAATTTTTCACAATGGCTAATTGCAGCCCTTTTCTGTAGTGTCTCCTTACTCAACGCCCAGACCAAAGATCCTGTACTTTTTACAGTCGCAGGCAATGATGTCAAACTGTCTGAATTTGAGTACATCTACAACAAGAACAACGGCAAAGAAGCCGACTATAGTCGAAAATCACTCGATGACTATCTCAAACTTTACACCAAGTTCAAGCTCAAAGTTCAAGCAGCCCGCGATATGAAGCTGGATACCATCCCCAGTTTGATTAAGGAACTTGAGGGTTATAGACAGCAGTTGACAACCAACTATCTCAACGACAAGGAAGTTACAGATCGTTTGGCCCATGAAGTATATGATAGACAGAAGAAGGATCTCTTGTTGAGTCATATTTTATTCAATCTTAGTCCCAATGCAACCGGCGCCGATACATTGCAGAGTTATAATATGGCAATGGATGCCTATAAATCCATCCGTAGTGGTTCATCATTTGCAGAAGTCGCAAGGGCAAAATCCAATGACATCAATTCTGCAAAAAATGGTGGCCGTATAGGATGGTTTACTTCGATGTTGCCGGAAGGATTTTACACCTTAGAGAATATAGCTTACTCTTTGAAACCGGGAGATGTTTCGTTGCCATTCCGCACCAAACTGGGATATCATATTCTAAAAGTTGATGATTCACGCCCAGCTCGTAGAAAAATTGAAGCAGCTCATATTCTTATCAAAAAGCATAAAAAAGGCTTGCCAGATGGCAAGGCAATGCTCAAAGCTGACAGTATTTATACTTTGATTCAAGGCGGCGCCAGCTTTGAAGAATTGGCAAGACAATTGAGTGATGACAAGAATAGTGCCCCTCTGGGAGGCAATATTGGTTTTTTTGGAATTAATCAGTACGAACCCGCCTTTGAAGATGCAGCTTTTTCATTGGCAAAAGACGGTGATGTCAGTCGTCCAATAGAAACAAGCATAGGATATCATATAATCAAGCGTATCAAGAGAGAAGAAGAGTTGCCATTTGAACGGGCAAAGCGAAAAGTCCAGTCGGAAATTCAGAGAGATTCAAGATTTGCAGCAGCTCAAGGTACCCTAATCGAAAAGATTAAAACCGAAGCACCTTATGTAGAAAATAAAGCTGCTCTGGATAGATTCGCCGGTCAGATGGACACTTTATTTTTTAGTTATAAATGGAAAGCCCCTGAGAATCTGGTGAAAGAAGAAATGGCCAAAATTGGTAATATCAGCATCACCAGTGACCAATTTGCGGATTATGTGAGATCCAATACAAGAAACCGCTTGCAAGGAGGTGATAATAAAAATGTGAAAGAAACTGTCCGAAGCATGTTCAATGATTTTGTGGCTCAAAAATGCCTGCAGTTTGAAGAAACCCGTCTGGAAGATAAATATCCGGATTTCAAGTCACTCATGAGGGAATATCGTGAAGGAATTCTTTTGTTTGAAGCGACCAAGCTGAATGTATGGGACAAAGCCTCAGAAGACACTACAGGTCTAAAGTTGTTTTTTGACAAAAACAAAGGAAAATACAAGTGGGAAGAAAGAGCAGTCGTTCAAGCTATCAGCATCGATACCAGTGATCGCAATCTTGCTGAAAAAATTTACAAGTACATCAACAAAAAAGGTATCGATAAAGCTATATCAAAGTATGACAAGAAAAAGTCTTTTATCTCTTATTCGCGTACCATAGCCGAACCTAAAAATCAGGAAGCACTGGCTGGTCTCACTTTTTCTAAGAGTTCTACCACAGCTTTGGTTCAAGACAACCCAAAAAGCTACAGTTTCAGGAGAGTGTCTGAATTGATGGCTCCAGGGCCAAAATCCCTTGACGAAGCCCGTGGATACATCATCGCTGATTATCAAGATTATCTCGAAGGTCTTTGGATAGATGAGTTGAAAATGAAATATCCTGTTCGGATTAACAACGATGTATTCGAGAGTATGGTAAAAAAATGA
- a CDS encoding peptidylprolyl isomerase has product MNLIRTSLLYLFVTLFYLSGNAQGLIADKIIAKVGGEYILYSDWQESISYLKDKKSILSESDNCAVLENMIVQKFFVHKAKVDSLDVKDEDVEQQLNARIEQILGYMNNDFEKFEEVYGQPVSVVKERFREDLRNQMLTEKLQNTILGDVNVTPQEVETFFAAIPKDSVPYFNAEVEISEIVYKPKANPEQMKLAKEKLEKIRERILAGESFEKLAQQYSEDYGSAKSGGNLGWVKRGNFVPEFEAVAYNLQKDSLSGIVESEYGLHLIQLMGRRGNSILSRHILVKPRMLDEDYTKAKNYLDSIKKVIIKDTMSFEAAVRKYSDKKSESFTNGGRLLNPKSGNYFFETGDLDPDVYFAIDNLKVGEISDPVTSSESDGKKYFRLFKLTSRSAPHKANLKQDYAKIQTAAKELKKSEKFNSWLIQELPKVYTDIDEDVLTICPNLEKYKQKTTGTR; this is encoded by the coding sequence ATGAATCTCATCAGAACCTCACTTTTATACCTCTTTGTTACTTTATTCTATTTGTCTGGAAATGCACAGGGACTGATAGCAGACAAAATCATTGCCAAAGTCGGAGGAGAATATATACTGTACTCTGACTGGCAGGAAAGCATCAGTTATCTCAAAGACAAAAAATCCATCCTCAGCGAATCCGACAATTGTGCGGTGTTGGAAAACATGATCGTCCAAAAGTTTTTTGTTCACAAAGCAAAAGTTGATAGTCTGGATGTGAAAGACGAAGATGTGGAGCAACAACTGAATGCTCGTATAGAGCAGATCTTGGGATATATGAACAATGATTTTGAAAAGTTCGAGGAAGTTTATGGGCAGCCGGTGAGTGTGGTAAAAGAGAGATTTCGCGAAGACCTCCGCAACCAAATGCTCACAGAAAAACTTCAAAACACCATATTAGGAGATGTCAATGTCACACCTCAGGAGGTCGAGACTTTTTTTGCAGCCATTCCCAAGGACAGTGTGCCATATTTCAACGCCGAAGTAGAAATCAGCGAAATCGTTTACAAACCCAAAGCCAATCCTGAGCAGATGAAATTGGCTAAAGAAAAACTGGAAAAAATCAGGGAAAGAATCTTAGCCGGAGAAAGCTTTGAAAAACTTGCCCAACAATATTCTGAAGACTATGGATCGGCAAAAAGCGGAGGAAATCTGGGTTGGGTCAAACGAGGAAACTTTGTGCCAGAATTTGAAGCTGTAGCCTATAACCTACAAAAAGACAGCCTCTCCGGCATCGTAGAATCCGAATATGGTCTCCATTTAATCCAGTTGATGGGTCGAAGGGGAAACTCTATCCTTTCACGTCATATACTCGTGAAGCCTCGTATGCTAGATGAGGACTATACTAAAGCAAAAAACTATCTGGATTCAATTAAAAAAGTCATTATCAAAGACACGATGTCTTTTGAGGCAGCTGTTCGCAAATATTCAGACAAAAAATCCGAATCATTTACCAATGGAGGTAGATTACTCAATCCAAAAAGCGGCAATTATTTCTTTGAAACGGGAGACCTGGATCCGGATGTGTATTTTGCCATTGACAATCTCAAAGTAGGAGAAATCTCTGATCCGGTAACTTCTTCTGAATCCGATGGAAAAAAATACTTCAGGCTTTTCAAATTGACTTCTAGAAGTGCACCTCATAAGGCAAACCTGAAGCAAGACTATGCCAAGATTCAAACAGCCGCAAAAGAACTTAAAAAGTCAGAGAAATTCAATTCCTGGTTGATTCAAGAGCTGCCTAAAGTATATACTGACATTGACGAGGATGTACTGACAATTTGCCCAAATCTGGAAAAATACAAGCAGAAAACCACCGGTACTCGTTAA
- a CDS encoding CoA-binding protein, with protein sequence MDKKTIVIGASPNPERYAYKAVQLLQEHGHTVIALGKTEGVIGELLIDISRPSVRADTISLYINPQHQTDWYSYILSVQPSRLIFNPGTENPELVALANAHGIDCLEACTLVMLNTRQY encoded by the coding sequence ATGGACAAGAAGACCATTGTAATCGGCGCAAGCCCCAACCCGGAGCGTTATGCTTATAAAGCTGTGCAGTTGCTGCAGGAGCATGGACATACAGTCATTGCATTGGGAAAAACAGAAGGTGTGATCGGAGAACTCCTTATTGATATAAGCCGTCCCTCAGTACGAGCGGATACAATCAGTTTGTATATCAACCCACAGCATCAAACAGATTGGTACTCCTATATTCTCAGTGTACAGCCTTCGCGTTTGATTTTCAATCCTGGTACCGAGAATCCAGAACTGGTGGCCTTAGCAAATGCACATGGCATCGATTGTCTAGAGGCATGTACCTTGGTCATGCTGAATACAAGACAATACTAA
- a CDS encoding isopenicillin N synthase family oxygenase — MSTRSIPLVDLDLFVRGSQSERADFVSQLGAAFHNIGFVGVINHGIPQDLVTEFYNLSKDFFSLPNEIKLKYEVPGLAGQRGYTSFGKEHARQSKVGDLKEFFQIGQSVVDGDAIQGEYPDNVQVHELPFFSQTGNALYKSFERSGSHLLRAISLHLGLEEDFFNNKIHNGNSILRAIHYPPIIHEPDSAIRSEQHEDINLITLLVGASAGGLQVLNKQNEWLDVVPQSGEIVVNVGDMLQRLTNNYLKSTTHRVVNPPRAQWHTSRLSIPFFLHPRSEMDLSCLASCISDEKPLAYTPITAGEYLDERLREIGLKK, encoded by the coding sequence ATGTCCACACGTTCAATACCATTAGTAGATCTCGATTTATTTGTAAGAGGCAGTCAGTCAGAGCGAGCAGATTTCGTCAGTCAACTTGGTGCTGCTTTCCATAATATAGGTTTTGTAGGAGTCATCAATCATGGTATTCCTCAGGATCTTGTCACAGAATTTTACAATTTGTCCAAAGATTTCTTCTCTCTGCCCAACGAAATCAAGCTTAAGTATGAAGTTCCGGGATTAGCCGGACAGAGAGGCTACACATCGTTTGGAAAAGAACACGCTAGACAGAGTAAAGTAGGGGATCTCAAAGAGTTTTTTCAGATCGGTCAGTCTGTTGTTGACGGCGATGCAATCCAGGGAGAATATCCGGACAATGTTCAAGTACACGAGCTCCCTTTTTTCAGCCAAACAGGAAATGCACTTTACAAATCTTTTGAAAGATCAGGAAGTCACCTGCTCAGAGCCATCTCTCTTCATCTGGGACTGGAAGAAGACTTTTTTAATAATAAAATCCATAATGGTAACTCAATTTTGAGGGCCATACATTACCCACCGATTATCCATGAACCGGATTCCGCCATTCGTTCTGAACAACATGAAGACATCAACTTGATTACTTTGTTGGTAGGAGCCTCAGCAGGAGGTCTGCAGGTCCTCAACAAACAAAATGAATGGCTTGACGTGGTGCCTCAATCCGGGGAAATTGTAGTCAATGTAGGTGATATGCTTCAAAGATTGACCAATAACTATCTAAAATCTACCACACACAGAGTGGTCAATCCTCCCAGAGCGCAGTGGCATACTTCTAGACTTTCGATTCCTTTTTTCTTACATCCACGCAGTGAGATGGACCTGAGCTGTCTGGCCAGCTGTATTTCAGATGAAAAGCCTTTAGCATACACACCGATCACCGCAGGAGAATATCTGGATGAAAGGCTGAGGGAGATTGGATTAAAAAAATAA
- a CDS encoding twin-arginine translocase TatA/TatE family subunit, with amino-acid sequence MNLLFIGNLGGWEMVAVVFVILLLFGGKKIPELMRGLGAGIREFNNAKNAINNEIKEGMKEADRKALESEKEK; translated from the coding sequence ATGAATCTTTTATTTATCGGAAACCTCGGAGGATGGGAAATGGTAGCAGTAGTTTTCGTTATATTGCTACTCTTCGGTGGAAAAAAAATCCCCGAACTCATGCGCGGTCTTGGCGCTGGAATCCGAGAGTTCAACAATGCCAAAAATGCCATCAATAATGAAATTAAAGAGGGTATGAAAGAGGCAGATCGCAAAGCTCTGGAGAGCGAAAAAGAAAAGTAA
- a CDS encoding OmpH family outer membrane protein: MMKLKFYITLACLSLAIAGNTQKIGYLNSVKFIDTLQEAKLLADQLLQYEKSLSETGEKMISKFQEDLKLYQKDQQAGTLTPTAQKQKESDLQVTQEAIVKYQESAKESLDKRRLELTKPLLDKISKAIIEMGKEQGYMFIFDSSVGLLYQPEGEDISAKLMEKLNRM, translated from the coding sequence ATGATGAAATTAAAATTTTATATAACACTGGCATGCCTTAGTCTTGCAATAGCCGGAAATACACAAAAAATAGGCTATCTCAATTCTGTCAAATTCATTGATACTTTGCAGGAAGCAAAACTCCTTGCTGACCAATTGCTCCAATATGAAAAATCTCTCTCTGAGACAGGAGAAAAAATGATTAGCAAGTTTCAGGAAGACTTAAAATTGTACCAGAAAGATCAACAAGCTGGTACATTAACGCCAACAGCCCAAAAACAAAAAGAATCCGATTTGCAGGTGACACAGGAAGCTATCGTCAAATATCAGGAAAGTGCTAAAGAATCTCTGGACAAGCGGCGATTGGAGCTCACTAAGCCTCTGCTAGACAAAATAAGCAAAGCCATCATCGAGATGGGAAAAGAGCAAGGTTATATGTTCATATTCGATAGCTCCGTTGGATTACTATACCAGCCTGAAGGTGAAGATATCAGCGCAAAGCTGATGGAGAAGCTCAACCGCATGTAA
- a CDS encoding 4'-phosphopantetheinyl transferase superfamily protein, whose protein sequence is MPLYLSQNLGEQLHLAVWEINESDEFFQNAYSVNADLLKWLDGLHPLKRKEYLASRYLIHNQLGIHPEESLFKDQYGKVHSKKEDLFISISHSHRFAAAAWGQQKMGVDLQVFQNKICSILPKFLNDEELQWLEEFSDEESCIKNAVLFWSLKEAVYKCYGKKEISFRNQIHLQLDHKSDQVICQEAYIEIDFSLLSYQTKHGLEAEFAWATATHQ, encoded by the coding sequence ATGCCTCTTTACTTATCACAAAATTTAGGTGAACAACTGCATCTTGCGGTCTGGGAAATCAACGAATCAGATGAGTTTTTTCAAAATGCTTATTCTGTAAATGCGGATTTATTGAAATGGTTGGACGGTTTACACCCACTCAAACGCAAAGAATATCTCGCATCTAGGTATCTGATACACAACCAGCTCGGTATTCATCCCGAAGAATCCCTTTTCAAAGACCAATATGGAAAAGTACACAGCAAAAAAGAAGATTTATTTATATCCATCAGTCACTCTCATCGTTTTGCGGCTGCAGCATGGGGACAACAAAAAATGGGAGTTGACCTGCAAGTGTTTCAGAATAAAATTTGCAGTATTCTACCCAAATTTCTCAATGATGAAGAATTACAGTGGCTCGAGGAGTTTTCTGATGAAGAAAGCTGCATTAAAAACGCCGTTTTGTTTTGGTCACTCAAGGAAGCGGTATACAAGTGCTATGGCAAAAAAGAGATTTCGTTCAGAAACCAAATTCATCTTCAACTGGATCATAAATCTGATCAAGTCATCTGCCAGGAAGCATATATTGAAATCGATTTTTCACTTCTATCATATCAAACCAAACATGGACTTGAAGCAGAATTTGCTTGGGCTACAGCGACACATCAGTAA
- a CDS encoding YceI family protein: MMKRYCFLFCLLLSGFIACKSDKNSGSTAVSEAASSSQIADSLAQKYTVDTSKSLLYWKGSSIKGSHNGSLGIAQGWIKLYEGKLISGEIEVDMHALKNIDMVSGDGKEDLEEHLKSPDFFNVDSFSRAKYVLNAAESRADSVNNVLLSGVLTIKGISHPVDIPAQMSISGEAVMISISPFVIDRTKWNVMYSSKTLLSTIKDKIIDDEVYISSKLMAIKNLN, encoded by the coding sequence ATGATGAAAAGATATTGTTTTTTATTTTGTTTGCTGCTCTCCGGATTCATCGCTTGCAAATCTGACAAAAACTCAGGATCGACTGCAGTATCCGAAGCTGCAAGTTCTAGCCAAATTGCAGATTCTCTGGCACAAAAATATACTGTCGACACTTCAAAATCCTTATTGTATTGGAAAGGAAGCTCTATAAAAGGTTCACACAACGGATCTTTAGGTATTGCACAGGGATGGATCAAATTGTATGAAGGAAAGCTAATTTCCGGAGAAATAGAAGTAGACATGCACGCATTGAAAAATATAGATATGGTGTCTGGTGACGGTAAAGAAGATCTTGAAGAACATTTGAAATCACCGGACTTCTTTAATGTAGACAGTTTTTCCAGAGCAAAATATGTACTGAATGCAGCAGAGTCGCGTGCAGATTCTGTCAATAATGTTTTATTGAGTGGTGTGCTCACCATCAAAGGCATTTCTCATCCAGTCGACATTCCTGCTCAAATGAGCATCAGTGGCGAAGCTGTAATGATCTCAATCTCTCCTTTTGTCATAGACAGGACAAAATGGAATGTAATGTACTCTTCAAAAACCTTGCTTTCTACTATCAAAGACAAAATTATCGACGACGAAGTTTACATCAGCAGCAAGTTGATGGCAATTAAAAATTTGAATTGA
- a CDS encoding DUF2147 domain-containing protein, protein MKYLLTFLLNAISLSIFCQNSPAGIWKTVDDQSGKEKSYVEIYMKNDSYFAKVVKLLPGATTQICNDCPGDKKGKNLVGLDIMWNMSKYKNYWSNGQIVDPKNGKVYSCSMWLKSPEELEVRGYFGISLLGRTQSWYRVK, encoded by the coding sequence ATGAAATATCTTTTGACTTTCTTGCTCAATGCAATATCATTGTCGATTTTCTGCCAAAATAGTCCTGCAGGCATTTGGAAAACGGTTGATGACCAAAGTGGTAAAGAAAAATCGTATGTCGAAATCTACATGAAGAACGACAGCTATTTTGCTAAAGTTGTCAAACTCCTCCCAGGTGCCACAACGCAAATTTGCAATGATTGTCCAGGTGATAAAAAAGGAAAGAATCTGGTTGGATTAGATATCATGTGGAACATGAGCAAGTATAAGAACTATTGGTCCAACGGTCAAATCGTGGATCCAAAAAATGGGAAAGTATATTCTTGCAGTATGTGGCTCAAAAGCCCTGAGGAGCTTGAAGTACGAGGTTATTTTGGGATTTCTCTTCTGGGCCGAACTCAAAGTTGGTACAGAGTGAAATAA
- the rpoN gene encoding RNA polymerase factor sigma-54, with protein sequence MNLSPQQIQLLQFIQYNSAELDKELRDEVLDNPMLEILQDTPENQDPQEYDRTDEENNDTLTSEETGELMDRILQDDEETAEDYQLAQHQDTDLSGFPTLAESVDFRKNLQQQIHLLDIDTSQKSLCEYIINSLDDDGYLRMSNDDLLDNLAFYHNLFIDESELQDAVETIQSLDPPGIGARNLQECLLLQLESKHAKTECIQAAFEIVKSHLQDLAQKSYVKIQHQLHLSETELKCAIQLIQKLNPKPVGLNSTAQTKSQQIIPEFVIERIDSDKLNISLATQQVQIKLNKEKVEELDKQKSIKRAGKSQKAALQYLQSKFDSAKWLMEMIHQRENNMLDVMKSIVLFQKKFFLTGDRNDLKPMVLKDIADLTGLNASTISRVTSSKYALTDFGVISLKSLFQQAMSKSDGKQVTNQEIMARLKELVDAESKLEPLSDLQIAVELEKSGYPIARRTVAKYREILKIENANNRKQNF encoded by the coding sequence ATGAATCTGTCTCCACAACAGATTCAGCTTTTGCAATTCATCCAATACAACTCTGCTGAATTGGACAAAGAGCTCAGAGATGAAGTTTTGGACAATCCAATGCTGGAAATTCTCCAGGATACCCCTGAAAATCAGGACCCTCAGGAGTATGACAGAACCGATGAAGAAAATAATGATACTCTTACCTCAGAGGAAACAGGGGAGCTTATGGACCGAATTCTGCAGGACGATGAGGAGACAGCTGAGGATTATCAGCTCGCCCAACATCAGGATACGGATTTGTCAGGATTTCCTACGCTTGCTGAATCTGTGGACTTTAGGAAAAACCTACAGCAGCAAATTCATTTACTCGATATAGATACTTCCCAAAAATCTCTTTGTGAATACATTATCAATAGTTTGGATGATGATGGTTACCTGCGCATGTCAAACGATGACTTGCTGGACAATTTGGCTTTTTACCATAACCTTTTTATCGACGAATCAGAGCTACAGGATGCCGTAGAGACAATACAAAGTCTAGACCCTCCGGGCATTGGTGCAAGAAATCTACAGGAGTGTTTACTTCTCCAACTCGAATCCAAACATGCTAAAACAGAATGCATCCAGGCTGCTTTTGAAATAGTAAAATCGCACCTGCAGGACCTCGCCCAAAAGTCCTATGTTAAAATTCAACATCAGCTTCACTTGAGTGAAACAGAACTCAAATGTGCCATACAGCTGATTCAAAAACTGAATCCAAAACCCGTGGGCTTGAATTCGACCGCTCAGACCAAAAGTCAGCAAATCATACCTGAATTTGTCATCGAAAGAATAGACTCCGACAAACTGAATATATCGCTGGCTACTCAACAAGTACAAATCAAGCTGAACAAAGAAAAAGTAGAGGAACTCGACAAGCAAAAAAGTATCAAACGCGCAGGAAAATCCCAAAAAGCAGCACTTCAGTACCTGCAATCCAAATTTGACTCCGCTAAATGGCTGATGGAAATGATCCATCAAAGAGAAAACAATATGTTGGATGTGATGAAATCCATCGTGTTGTTTCAAAAGAAGTTTTTTCTTACCGGAGATCGTAATGATCTCAAACCAATGGTACTAAAAGATATTGCGGATTTGACCGGACTCAATGCATCAACCATCTCGAGAGTGACCAGCAGCAAGTACGCTCTCACAGATTTTGGAGTAATCAGTTTGAAATCCTTGTTTCAACAAGCCATGTCAAAATCTGATGGCAAGCAAGTCACAAATCAGGAAATCATGGCCAGGCTCAAAGAATTAGTAGATGCAGAGAGTAAGTTGGAACCTCTTTCGGATTTGCAAATTGCGGTGGAGCTAGAAAAAAGCGGTTATCCGATAGCGAGACGAACAGTTGCTAAATATCGTGAAATTCTGAAAATAGAAAACGCTAACAATCGCAAACAAAATTTTTAA
- a CDS encoding GlsB/YeaQ/YmgE family stress response membrane protein, which produces MDLNTLVVVLIVGAIAGWLAGELRRGYGFGLLGNIIVGILGGFLGNWLFGVLGIHLGSGLLSSIITSVVGALVLLFLIGLVKRS; this is translated from the coding sequence ATGGACTTAAACACATTAGTAGTTGTTTTGATAGTCGGTGCAATAGCCGGGTGGTTGGCAGGTGAGCTCAGAAGAGGCTATGGTTTTGGCTTGTTAGGCAATATCATTGTTGGTATACTGGGCGGTTTCCTAGGAAATTGGCTTTTTGGAGTTCTCGGAATTCATTTAGGAAGCGGTTTGTTAAGTAGTATTATTACTTCCGTTGTTGGTGCGCTTGTATTGCTGTTCCTTATTGGACTTGTGAAGAGGAGTTAA
- a CDS encoding cation:proton antiporter, which yields MATSVIIIVIGIFIFFGHFLSGVFERRSIPDVLGLMLLGIFIGPIFHLVDPAAFGQFGSLFSNLVLIFILFESGTDLRISEVRNSLRDSTGITVMGFLTTWVTATILCYLIFDISFLSCLFIGATLGGTSSAVVVGLVKKVAIRPRTSTTLIIESAESDVFTLAIPLSILGLMTTGEIHANALVSQFISSLIMALFFGIGGAFLWSFILNQSPALKSTKFSTPAFLFILYGITEYLNFSGPLAALSFGIAIGNLQYFEPKLLQRFITNQNIILPQEEKDFFGEMVFLLRTFFFVFIGVSIKINRLDWLFYGAMITLVLYVVRIFAVRIVVKNNTPLLDKAMMSFMIPKGLGSAVIATLPLQQGYIDGIIIQSVCFSIILFSTLYCVGLFFLAKKGITLPFYAKIFGPSEVVGEEIKSKANVK from the coding sequence ATGGCGACCTCAGTAATAATCATAGTTATAGGTATTTTTATTTTCTTTGGACACTTTTTAAGTGGTGTATTTGAGAGACGAAGTATACCGGACGTACTTGGGCTTATGTTGCTTGGAATTTTCATTGGCCCAATATTTCATTTGGTTGACCCTGCTGCTTTTGGACAATTTGGTTCATTATTTAGTAACCTCGTATTGATTTTTATATTATTCGAGAGTGGCACCGATCTGAGGATTTCTGAAGTGAGAAATTCCTTAAGAGACTCCACAGGGATTACAGTCATGGGGTTTTTGACCACTTGGGTTACAGCAACGATATTATGTTATCTGATTTTTGATATCTCTTTTTTATCTTGTCTATTTATAGGTGCAACTCTGGGAGGTACTTCATCAGCAGTTGTCGTCGGATTGGTGAAGAAAGTGGCCATAAGACCGCGGACATCGACTACTCTTATTATTGAATCCGCAGAGTCTGATGTATTCACTTTGGCCATCCCGCTTAGTATATTGGGACTAATGACTACGGGTGAAATCCATGCAAATGCTCTTGTATCACAGTTTATCTCGTCATTGATCATGGCATTATTTTTTGGAATTGGCGGAGCATTCCTATGGTCCTTTATTTTGAATCAGTCACCTGCTTTGAAATCAACAAAATTTTCAACCCCGGCTTTTCTTTTTATTCTATATGGCATTACAGAGTACCTCAATTTTAGTGGACCACTTGCGGCACTTTCATTTGGTATAGCGATTGGAAATTTGCAATATTTTGAGCCCAAACTTTTACAGAGATTTATCACAAATCAGAATATCATATTGCCTCAGGAGGAAAAGGATTTTTTTGGGGAAATGGTTTTTCTTTTACGGACTTTCTTCTTTGTGTTTATTGGAGTAAGTATCAAAATCAACCGACTGGATTGGCTGTTTTATGGTGCTATGATAACGCTTGTATTATATGTAGTCAGAATATTTGCGGTAAGAATCGTTGTAAAAAATAATACACCATTGTTGGATAAAGCAATGATGTCATTTATGATTCCCAAAGGTTTAGGTTCAGCAGTGATCGCTACACTACCTTTGCAACAAGGATATATCGATGGTATTATCATTCAATCTGTATGCTTTTCCATCATTTTATTTTCTACATTATATTGCGTAGGGTTGTTCTTTTTAGCCAAAAAAGGTATCACACTTCCGTTCTATGCCAAAATATTTGGGCCTTCAGAAGTTGTGGGAGAAGAGATAAAGTCTAAGGCAAATGTAAAATGA